A window of Geobacter sp. contains these coding sequences:
- a CDS encoding glycosyltransferase encodes MAATPILLYSPSTICSNRFTDNGLGPLPPSNEKGFSHMCHEYLLTIAIPTYNRYRYVKELIPELLNQCDEADPGADTIEIVISDNASTDETGDYFRRLDHDRIAYFRNVNNIGADANFIECVKRGKGKYIWLFGDDELLCPNSVKNVAGILLKYDIALLITESAFKESRYFESYSDALKYSLKIDRLFPVVHTLITANVFLKQIFDIDFARTHLPTNYGHMYGIMNGLRHGGVYVCGKDNKIIKIRDIRADFHDPLIDIEKKLVKYVCFVGNTFNCWPAKFNVWYFYTIKNKIKSSATYNKFRKYRKKVFSLLKPASK; translated from the coding sequence ATGGCCGCAACGCCGATTTTATTATATTCTCCGAGCACCATATGCAGCAATCGGTTTACAGATAATGGCTTGGGTCCATTGCCACCATCAAACGAAAAAGGCTTTAGTCACATGTGCCACGAGTATTTACTAACCATCGCGATCCCAACATACAACAGGTACAGATATGTCAAAGAACTAATCCCGGAATTACTCAATCAGTGCGACGAAGCTGATCCTGGTGCTGATACTATAGAAATAGTCATATCGGATAATGCCTCAACTGATGAAACAGGCGACTATTTTCGCAGACTTGATCACGACAGGATTGCATATTTCCGCAACGTCAATAACATTGGTGCCGATGCAAATTTCATTGAATGTGTAAAAAGGGGAAAAGGTAAGTATATCTGGCTCTTCGGTGACGATGAATTGTTATGCCCCAATTCTGTAAAAAATGTGGCGGGTATTCTATTGAAATACGACATTGCCCTACTGATTACAGAAAGCGCTTTTAAAGAATCCCGCTATTTTGAATCATATTCGGATGCATTGAAATATTCGCTCAAAATAGACCGGCTTTTCCCTGTTGTGCATACCCTTATAACAGCCAATGTTTTTTTAAAACAGATATTCGACATAGATTTTGCTCGTACCCATTTACCAACAAATTATGGCCACATGTATGGCATCATGAACGGCCTGAGACACGGGGGTGTCTACGTCTGCGGGAAAGATAATAAAATTATCAAAATACGTGACATTAGAGCCGATTTTCATGACCCTTTAATTGATATCGAAAAAAAGCTCGTAAAATATGTGTGCTTTGTCGGTAACACATTCAATTGCTGGCCTGCAAAATTCAACGTCTGGTATTTTTATACCATTAAAAATAAAATAAAAAGTTCTGCTACATACAATAAATTCAGAAAATACCGTAAAAAAGTTTTTTCTCTGCTAAAACCTGCCAGCAAATAG
- the waaC gene encoding lipopolysaccharide heptosyltransferase I yields the protein MSALGDVVHALPVLDYLHKVRPGIEIGWVVEERFRGLLEGNPQLAHIHCIRTKEWKKHPFSRKTWREATALREEIMGCDYDIAFDLQTNTKSGIVAWLSGAPRRVGVTPDQAREPLNRYFITSSVMFRRQDYHVTDRCLRIVSSAFGRDYSGMQLCTDIHTDSLEEGEAEAFLATLGDGLVVLIHPGTTWETKLWYEQGWVELGKMIIAEFSDSTILLSSSGERERSVAEGIAAGIGRQARLLPEMSLKGFTAILRKVDLVVGCDSGPVHMAAAVGTPTLSLYRATDSRRTGPRGACHITLQSPLKCTDCLNKQCEKDTDCRLSISIDAMLEGVRKLLQRTAPGQ from the coding sequence ATGAGCGCCCTCGGGGACGTGGTGCACGCCCTTCCGGTGTTGGACTATCTGCACAAGGTGAGACCTGGGATAGAAATCGGATGGGTTGTTGAAGAGCGGTTCAGGGGGCTATTGGAAGGGAATCCGCAGCTTGCGCATATCCACTGCATTCGGACTAAAGAATGGAAGAAGCATCCTTTCTCTCGCAAGACATGGCGTGAGGCGACAGCCCTTCGCGAGGAGATCATGGGGTGTGATTACGACATTGCGTTCGACCTGCAGACCAACACCAAGAGCGGCATCGTTGCCTGGCTTTCCGGGGCTCCACGCCGGGTGGGGGTGACGCCCGATCAGGCACGTGAGCCGTTGAATCGTTATTTCATTACATCTTCGGTTATGTTCAGGCGACAGGACTACCATGTGACTGACCGCTGCCTGCGAATCGTCTCTTCTGCATTTGGTCGCGACTATTCAGGAATGCAGCTCTGCACGGACATTCATACGGATAGCCTTGAGGAGGGTGAGGCCGAGGCGTTCCTTGCAACGCTAGGTGATGGGCTTGTGGTGTTGATTCATCCGGGGACCACATGGGAAACCAAGCTGTGGTACGAACAAGGGTGGGTTGAGTTGGGGAAAATGATAATTGCCGAATTCTCCGACAGCACCATACTCCTTTCATCGTCAGGCGAAAGGGAGCGTAGCGTGGCTGAGGGAATTGCCGCCGGCATAGGCCGTCAGGCAAGGCTGCTTCCCGAAATGTCACTGAAAGGTTTCACCGCTATTTTGAGAAAAGTCGATTTGGTTGTCGGATGCGACAGTGGACCTGTGCATATGGCTGCAGCGGTCGGCACACCTACGCTCTCGCTCTACCGCGCTACAGATTCCAGACGAACGGGACCCCGAGGTGCTTGTCACATTACACTGCAATCTCCATTGAAATGTACTGACTGCCTAAACAAGCAGTGCGAGAAAGACACTGATTGCCGGTTGAGCATCTCCATTGATGCCATGCTGGAAGGGGTCAGGAAACTGCTTCAACGTACTGCGCCCGGGCAATAA
- a CDS encoding aminotransferase class V-fold PLP-dependent enzyme, with protein sequence MTIPFLDLQAPYRELKTELDAAYRRVMESGWFILGKEVAAFEEEFAAYCGVRHCIGVGNGLDALHLILRGMGIGAGDEVIVPSNTYIASWLAVSYTGAIPVPVEPVEATCNIDPTRIEAAITPRTRAILAVHLYGQPADMDPINEIARRHGLKVVEDAAQIHGARYRGQRAGSLGDAAGFSFYPGKNLGAFGDGGAVTTNDDQLAEQVRMLRNYGSREKYVNELPGFNSRLDELHAAQLRVKLTVLDAWNARRTELAALYGELLCGTELVLPAVPAWADPAWHLYVIRCGRRDGLQRRLQEAGIGTLIHYPIPPHLQQAYADLGHGKGDFPLAEQIADEVLSLPMGPHLAPEAVERVCAVIREMP encoded by the coding sequence ATGACGATCCCTTTTCTCGACCTGCAGGCCCCCTACCGGGAGCTGAAGACTGAGCTCGATGCCGCGTATCGGCGGGTCATGGAGAGCGGCTGGTTCATCCTCGGTAAGGAAGTGGCCGCCTTCGAGGAGGAGTTTGCCGCCTATTGCGGGGTGCGGCACTGCATAGGCGTGGGCAACGGTCTCGATGCCCTGCATCTGATCCTGCGCGGGATGGGGATCGGGGCGGGGGACGAGGTCATCGTTCCCTCAAATACCTATATCGCCTCTTGGCTGGCCGTCTCCTATACGGGGGCGATCCCGGTGCCGGTGGAGCCGGTGGAAGCAACCTGCAACATCGATCCCACCCGGATCGAGGCGGCGATCACCCCCCGCACCAGGGCGATCCTTGCCGTCCACCTCTATGGCCAGCCCGCCGACATGGACCCGATCAACGAGATTGCCCGGCGCCACGGCCTGAAGGTGGTGGAGGATGCGGCCCAGATCCACGGCGCCCGCTACCGGGGGCAACGTGCCGGCAGCCTGGGGGACGCGGCGGGATTCAGCTTCTATCCCGGCAAGAACCTGGGGGCATTTGGCGACGGCGGCGCCGTCACCACCAACGACGACCAGTTGGCGGAGCAGGTGCGTATGCTGCGAAACTACGGCTCGCGGGAGAAGTACGTCAACGAGCTGCCGGGGTTCAACAGCCGCCTGGACGAGCTTCACGCAGCCCAGCTCCGGGTGAAGCTTACGGTGCTGGACGCCTGGAACGCCCGCCGCACGGAGCTGGCCGCTCTCTACGGCGAGCTGCTCTGCGGAACCGAACTGGTGCTGCCGGCTGTTCCCGCCTGGGCCGATCCTGCCTGGCATCTGTACGTGATCCGGTGCGGCCGCCGCGATGGGCTGCAGCGGCGGTTGCAGGAGGCGGGGATCGGCACCCTCATCCATTACCCGATCCCGCCCCATCTGCAGCAGGCGTATGCCGACCTGGGGCACGGGAAAGGTGATTTCCCCCTGGCGGAGCAGATCGCCGACGAGGTGCTGAGCCTTCCCATGGGGCCCCACCTTGCCCCGGAAGCGGTCGAAAGGGTTTGCGCCGTCATCCGGGAGATGCCGTGA
- the waaC gene encoding lipopolysaccharide heptosyltransferase I, producing MKIAIVRLSSLGDIIFCAASLQLIRRHHPDAEITWVADSRFADILDHSPDLQRIVKLGLKGLKKNFSLASLRDELGKLSGLGPFDCVIDMHGMIKSALVARRLGGRVVGFRRGVAKEPLATLAYGEAVAMPAEVIGVRRYARLAGVALGFAVDDAELACHAPFLDAADEDRVAVAQYFDPDGRNVVMVAGTSIAYKDYPEDRLAEVARRLGVSILICHGNDREEAAARRIAAAAPNSRVLPRLSLNRLKAAIGRADLVIGGDTGPTHIAWAMNVPSLTLFGATPAGCIVATERNRVITAGGRPNYGKPDPSDLSIREIPTDAVLGEARSLLGIIDKGE from the coding sequence ATGAAGATCGCCATTGTCAGGCTCTCGTCGCTGGGGGACATCATCTTCTGCGCGGCGTCGCTGCAGCTGATCCGGCGCCATCACCCCGACGCGGAGATCACCTGGGTGGCGGACAGCAGGTTCGCCGACATCCTGGATCACAGCCCTGATCTGCAGCGGATCGTCAAGCTCGGCCTGAAAGGGCTGAAGAAGAACTTTTCCCTGGCATCGCTGCGGGACGAATTGGGAAAGCTCAGCGGACTCGGGCCGTTCGACTGCGTCATCGACATGCACGGCATGATCAAGTCGGCACTGGTCGCCCGCCGCCTCGGCGGCCGGGTGGTCGGTTTCCGGCGCGGGGTGGCCAAGGAGCCGCTGGCGACCCTTGCCTATGGAGAGGCCGTGGCCATGCCGGCCGAGGTGATCGGCGTGCGGCGCTACGCCCGGCTGGCCGGTGTTGCCCTCGGGTTTGCGGTCGACGACGCCGAGCTGGCCTGCCATGCCCCGTTCCTCGATGCTGCCGACGAAGATCGCGTCGCAGTGGCGCAGTATTTCGACCCCGACGGCAGGAACGTCGTCATGGTTGCCGGTACCAGCATCGCCTACAAGGACTACCCGGAGGATCGGCTCGCCGAGGTGGCCCGACGGCTCGGTGTATCGATCCTGATCTGCCACGGCAACGACCGCGAGGAGGCCGCGGCCCGGCGGATAGCTGCGGCTGCTCCCAATAGCCGGGTATTGCCGCGCCTTTCCCTCAACCGGCTCAAGGCCGCCATCGGCCGGGCAGACCTGGTGATCGGCGGCGATACCGGCCCGACCCACATCGCCTGGGCCATGAACGTCCCGTCGCTGACCCTCTTCGGTGCCACGCCTGCCGGTTGTATCGTTGCCACGGAGCGAAACCGGGTCATCACGGCAGGCGGCAGACCCAATTACGGCAAGCCCGATCCGAGCGACCTGTCGATCCGGGAGATCCCTACCGATGCGGTGTTGGGAGAAGCACGCTCATTGCTGGGAATTATTGACAAGGGAGAATGA
- the rfaE1 gene encoding D-glycero-beta-D-manno-heptose-7-phosphate kinase yields MERKDIESLFTKAPEIRALVVGDLMLDEYLWGKAERISPEAPVQVVEVQREELRLGGAGNVVNNLVALGCRVSACSVIGDDENGQLLLEAFMSRGVNVAGIFVDHQRKTSKKTRVLASNQQIVRIDRETRDAVARESETRLIEFIRDEVPHCDVILVSDYLKGVLTRDVLATIVAAGYSVGIPVVVDPKGSDYGKYAGATVLTPNRKEAEAATGIAIRDEESLCRAAARLLSEVTLDALLVTRSEQGMSLFQADGTTDHIPTVAREVFDVTGAGDTVLAMLGVAMGCGLGVAEAARLANTAAGIAVGKVGTSTVAPAEIIAEIGRGHQDSDTKIKNPDVLGSLVKELKDRRKRIVFTNGCFDLLHVGHVKYLQAARSFGDLLILGLNSDASIRRLKGEKRPLIGETERAHLLAALDCVDFVVIFDEDTPLNLIEAIRPDVLVKGGDYTREGVVGHELVESYGGRVELVQFVDGRSTSGIIEKILDRYR; encoded by the coding sequence ATGGAACGCAAGGATATCGAATCGTTGTTCACCAAGGCGCCGGAGATCCGGGCCCTGGTGGTCGGCGACCTGATGCTCGACGAATATCTCTGGGGCAAGGCGGAGCGCATCTCGCCGGAGGCGCCGGTGCAGGTGGTGGAGGTACAGCGCGAGGAACTCCGTCTCGGCGGTGCGGGGAACGTGGTCAACAACCTGGTGGCCCTGGGATGCCGGGTATCGGCCTGCAGTGTCATCGGCGACGATGAGAATGGCCAGCTGCTCTTGGAGGCCTTCATGTCGCGGGGGGTCAATGTCGCCGGCATCTTTGTCGACCACCAACGTAAGACCAGCAAGAAGACCCGGGTGCTGGCATCCAACCAGCAGATCGTCCGAATCGACCGGGAAACCAGGGATGCTGTGGCCAGGGAGAGTGAAACCCGCCTGATCGAGTTCATCCGGGACGAGGTGCCCCACTGTGACGTGATCCTTGTCTCCGACTACCTGAAGGGAGTGCTTACCCGCGACGTGCTTGCCACAATTGTCGCGGCCGGCTATTCGGTCGGCATTCCGGTGGTGGTCGATCCTAAGGGGAGCGATTACGGCAAGTATGCCGGCGCAACCGTGCTGACCCCGAACCGCAAGGAAGCGGAAGCGGCGACCGGGATCGCCATCCGCGACGAGGAAAGCCTCTGCCGGGCAGCCGCCAGGCTCCTGTCCGAGGTCACCCTTGACGCGCTGCTGGTGACCCGGAGCGAACAGGGGATGTCGCTGTTCCAGGCAGATGGCACCACCGACCATATCCCGACCGTTGCCCGCGAGGTGTTCGATGTGACCGGCGCCGGCGATACGGTGCTGGCAATGCTCGGGGTGGCGATGGGGTGCGGGCTCGGAGTTGCCGAGGCTGCCCGTCTGGCCAACACGGCCGCCGGCATTGCCGTAGGCAAGGTGGGGACCTCGACCGTGGCACCGGCGGAGATCATCGCCGAGATTGGACGTGGCCATCAGGACAGCGACACGAAGATCAAGAACCCGGATGTACTGGGCAGTCTTGTCAAGGAGCTTAAGGACCGGCGCAAGCGGATCGTCTTCACCAACGGCTGTTTCGACCTGCTCCATGTGGGGCATGTCAAATATCTGCAGGCGGCTCGCTCCTTCGGCGACCTGTTGATCCTTGGCCTGAACAGCGATGCCTCGATCCGGCGGCTCAAGGGGGAGAAGCGGCCACTCATCGGCGAGACCGAGCGAGCCCATCTGCTGGCCGCCCTCGACTGCGTCGACTTCGTGGTGATCTTCGACGAGGATACTCCGCTGAATCTGATCGAGGCGATTCGACCCGACGTGCTGGTCAAGGGAGGCGACTACACCCGCGAGGGAGTGGTCGGCCACGAACTGGTCGAGTCCTATGGCGGCAGGGTGGAGCTGGTGCAGTTCGTGGATGGCCGGTCCACGTCGGGCATTATCGAAAAGATCCTGGATCGCTACCGGTGA
- a CDS encoding ATP-binding cassette domain-containing protein: MILSTYAKTFSLLSKPERRRLFFLLCCMVVTALVETFAVASVMPFMALVAQADSHQLHPILERFVSIAGFADTAHATFFVGGSVLCLIVVGNLIAAFTLAFLHRTGALLIHRLSHRLLAVYLCRPFEHSLRDNSSRLNRNIIVEVSNAVNFVIHPTLFASARLVTVCGILLLLLFLRPLLSLLLVIVLGSLYPLLYLMVRKVLKWNGEQHLVVNREMAGILAESFGGIKEIKLFGREQEFLSRYHRASFQVARHQTIGSVVPQMPRYLMEIVAFGGVIMLILHLMGSGRPIGAALPLITLYAMAGYRLMPALQQAFSSLATARFHRPSLDLLCRDFAGSDPALLVLPDSPSGERLPFSGELRLEDVSYRYAGSAAPAVQALDLTIHACTTVAFVGPSGAGKTTVVDLILGLLDLQQGCILVDGTPLDGENRAVWQRNLGYVPQSIFLADDTVARNIAFGIPAAEIDRAAVERAARSANLHDFVVNQLPAGYDTVVGERGVRLSGGERQRIGIARALYLDPPVLVLDEATSSLDGITEDAILEAIQTLAGRKTIIMIAHRFTTIMDCDQIFLLDKGRLVAQGTYRELLDSQQQFREMAKQKT; encoded by the coding sequence ATGATCCTGTCCACCTATGCAAAGACCTTTTCGCTGTTGTCGAAGCCTGAACGGCGCCGACTGTTTTTCCTCCTGTGCTGCATGGTCGTGACCGCACTGGTCGAGACGTTTGCCGTTGCCTCGGTGATGCCGTTCATGGCACTGGTTGCGCAGGCGGACAGCCACCAGCTTCACCCTATCCTGGAACGGTTCGTCTCGATTGCCGGCTTTGCCGATACCGCACACGCCACATTCTTCGTCGGTGGCTCGGTTCTCTGCCTCATCGTCGTCGGCAATCTCATTGCCGCCTTTACTCTCGCCTTCCTGCACCGGACCGGCGCACTCCTGATCCACAGGCTCTCCCACCGCCTGCTGGCGGTCTATCTCTGTCGCCCCTTCGAGCATTCGCTACGCGACAACAGTTCCCGCCTGAACAGGAATATTATCGTCGAGGTCAGCAATGCGGTGAATTTCGTCATCCATCCGACCCTGTTTGCTTCTGCACGGCTCGTCACCGTCTGCGGCATCCTCCTTCTGCTCCTCTTTTTGCGACCGCTCCTTTCGCTGCTGTTGGTCATAGTTCTCGGCTCTCTCTACCCGCTCCTCTATCTCATGGTGCGAAAGGTGCTGAAATGGAATGGCGAGCAGCATCTCGTGGTGAACCGGGAAATGGCAGGGATTCTTGCCGAATCGTTCGGAGGGATCAAGGAGATAAAGCTGTTCGGCCGAGAACAGGAGTTCCTGTCCCGCTATCACCGTGCATCATTTCAGGTTGCCAGGCATCAGACCATCGGGAGCGTGGTCCCGCAGATGCCACGCTATCTCATGGAGATCGTCGCCTTTGGCGGCGTGATCATGCTGATCCTCCACCTGATGGGTTCCGGTCGGCCAATCGGGGCGGCCCTGCCGCTGATCACCCTCTATGCCATGGCCGGCTACCGGCTCATGCCTGCACTGCAACAGGCATTTTCCAGCCTCGCCACTGCGCGGTTCCACCGGCCGTCGCTGGACCTGCTCTGCCGCGACTTCGCAGGCTCTGATCCGGCACTGCTTGTCCTGCCGGATTCTCCATCGGGCGAACGACTTCCCTTCTCCGGGGAACTCCGCCTGGAAGACGTATCGTACCGCTATGCCGGGAGCGCCGCTCCTGCAGTGCAAGCCCTTGACCTGACCATCCATGCCTGCACCACCGTGGCCTTTGTCGGGCCATCAGGCGCTGGCAAGACCACGGTGGTCGACCTGATCCTGGGGCTGCTCGACCTGCAGCAGGGGTGCATACTGGTGGACGGTACCCCCCTTGACGGGGAGAACCGTGCTGTCTGGCAGCGGAACCTGGGGTATGTCCCCCAGAGCATCTTCCTGGCCGACGATACGGTGGCTCGCAACATCGCCTTCGGCATTCCGGCAGCGGAGATCGACCGTGCAGCGGTGGAACGCGCTGCCAGGAGTGCGAACCTGCACGACTTCGTGGTCAATCAGCTTCCCGCCGGTTACGACACGGTGGTGGGTGAGCGGGGGGTGCGCCTGTCGGGCGGGGAGCGGCAGCGGATCGGCATTGCCCGCGCCCTCTATCTCGATCCGCCGGTTCTGGTCTTGGACGAGGCGACCAGCTCCCTGGACGGAATTACCGAAGATGCAATCCTTGAGGCCATCCAGACCCTGGCAGGACGGAAGACCATCATCATGATCGCCCACCGGTTCACCACCATCATGGATTGCGATCAGATCTTTCTCCTGGACAAGGGGAGGCTCGTCGCCCAGGGGACCTACCGGGAACTCCTGGATTCGCAACAGCAGTTCAGGGAGATGGCAAAGCAGAAAACCTGA
- the gmd gene encoding GDP-mannose 4,6-dehydratase, with protein MKRALITGITGQDGSYLAELLLQKGYEVHGIIRRSSSFNTGRIDGIYRDPHETGVRMFLHYGDLNDASSINKVLRDVRPDEIYNLGAQSHVRVSFDVPEYTGEVDALGAVRILEGIRETELNTRFYQASSSELYGKVVETPQKETTPFYPRSPYACAKAYSYYITVNYRESYNLFACNGILFNHESPRRGETFVTRKITRAAARIKVGLQDRLYLGNLEAMRDWGFAGDYVEAMWLMLQQSEPDDYVVATGETHSVREFAEKVFARLDMPLEWQGSGVTERGIDSRTGKIVIEIDPKYFRPAEVDLLLGDASKARAQLGWKPKTDFDSLVEMMVAADLSLAERDKRANG; from the coding sequence ATGAAGAGAGCATTGATAACCGGCATTACCGGCCAGGACGGTTCCTATCTGGCTGAATTGCTGTTGCAGAAGGGGTATGAGGTGCACGGCATCATCCGCCGTTCATCTTCGTTCAATACCGGCAGGATCGACGGCATCTATCGCGACCCGCACGAGACCGGGGTGAGGATGTTCCTCCATTATGGCGACCTGAACGATGCCAGCTCCATCAACAAGGTGCTGCGCGATGTGCGGCCCGACGAGATCTACAACCTGGGCGCCCAGAGCCATGTCAGGGTCTCCTTCGATGTCCCGGAGTATACCGGTGAGGTCGATGCCCTGGGGGCGGTGCGGATACTGGAAGGGATCCGCGAGACCGAGCTCAATACCAGGTTCTATCAGGCATCGTCGTCCGAACTCTATGGCAAGGTCGTGGAGACGCCGCAGAAGGAGACTACCCCCTTCTATCCCCGCTCTCCCTATGCCTGCGCCAAGGCATATTCCTATTACATCACCGTCAACTACCGCGAAAGCTACAATCTCTTTGCCTGTAACGGCATCCTCTTCAACCACGAGTCGCCACGACGCGGCGAGACCTTTGTCACCCGCAAGATCACCAGGGCAGCGGCACGGATCAAGGTCGGTCTGCAGGACCGATTGTATCTTGGGAACCTTGAGGCGATGCGCGACTGGGGTTTTGCCGGGGATTACGTGGAGGCGATGTGGCTGATGCTGCAGCAGTCCGAGCCGGACGACTACGTTGTGGCGACCGGCGAGACCCATTCGGTGCGGGAGTTCGCGGAAAAGGTCTTCGCCCGGCTCGACATGCCCCTGGAATGGCAGGGGAGCGGCGTAACAGAGCGGGGGATCGACAGCAGGACCGGGAAGATCGTCATCGAGATCGACCCCAAGTATTTCCGGCCGGCAGAGGTCGATCTGCTGCTCGGTGATGCAAGCAAGGCCCGTGCGCAGTTGGGATGGAAGCCCAAAACCGATTTCGACAGCCTGGTGGAGATGATGGTGGCTGCTGACCTTTCCCTGGCGGAACGGGACAAGCGGGCCAATGGATAG
- a CDS encoding NAD-dependent epimerase/dehydratase family protein: protein MDREARIFVAGHRGLAGSAILRRLQAAGYGNLITRSRQDLDLRDQAAVERFFRDERPDYVFLAAAKVGGIVANDTFRAEFIYDNLMIQANIIHHAYLNGVRRLLFLGSTCIYPKLAPQPLREEYLLTGPLEPTNDAYAVAKIAGITQCRSYNRQYGTRFLAAMPTNLYGPGDNFDLQTSHVLPALMRKFHEARVGNSPTVTLWGSGSPLREFLHVDDLADACHFLMTLPDERYQQLIDDQQVPALINIGTGEEVSIRELALQIRDVVKFDGGLVFDTTKPDGTPRKLSDVSRLHGLGWRHRTGLAEGLKETYRWYLDNET, encoded by the coding sequence ATGGATAGAGAGGCGCGGATCTTCGTTGCCGGCCACCGGGGTCTTGCCGGCTCGGCCATCCTGAGACGTTTGCAAGCCGCCGGGTACGGGAACCTCATTACACGCAGCCGTCAGGATCTCGATCTGCGCGATCAGGCAGCGGTGGAGCGGTTTTTCCGCGACGAGCGGCCTGATTACGTTTTTCTTGCCGCTGCCAAGGTTGGCGGCATTGTGGCCAATGACACCTTTCGGGCCGAATTCATCTACGACAACCTGATGATCCAGGCCAATATCATTCACCATGCCTACCTGAACGGGGTCAGGCGGCTCCTTTTCCTCGGGAGCACCTGCATCTATCCGAAACTGGCCCCGCAGCCGCTCCGAGAGGAGTACCTCCTGACCGGCCCACTGGAGCCGACCAACGACGCCTATGCCGTGGCCAAGATCGCCGGCATTACCCAGTGCCGATCCTACAACCGCCAGTACGGCACCCGCTTCCTGGCTGCCATGCCGACCAATCTCTACGGCCCCGGCGACAACTTCGACCTGCAGACCTCCCATGTCCTGCCGGCCCTTATGCGTAAGTTTCATGAGGCCAGGGTCGGCAATTCACCGACGGTGACCCTCTGGGGAAGCGGTTCCCCGCTGCGCGAATTCCTCCATGTAGATGATCTGGCCGATGCCTGCCACTTTCTGATGACCTTGCCGGATGAGCGTTACCAGCAGCTCATCGACGACCAGCAAGTACCGGCGCTGATCAATATCGGCACCGGCGAAGAGGTGAGCATCCGTGAACTGGCATTGCAGATCAGGGACGTGGTGAAGTTCGACGGCGGACTGGTCTTCGATACCACGAAACCGGACGGCACGCCGCGCAAACTGTCCGATGTCTCACGGCTGCATGGTCTGGGATGGCGACACCGCACCGGGCTGGCCGAAGGTCTGAAAGAGACGTACCGGTGGTATCTGGATAATGAAACGTAA
- a CDS encoding lipopolysaccharide biosynthesis protein has protein sequence MQETPQQSPVPQPEEDEINLLELLLVLVKRKRLIVGMTMAAALISIVYSLTLPNIYTATAKILPPQKETGGGLAAALGQLGGLAGMAGLAGGLSGGSDLYLGILKSRSVTDAVIQKLNLQTEFKAKSMDDARRAFGGVVKFQAGKDGIITISADSKKPEMAAKLANTCVDELLKRSVQLNLVKAGSERVFLEKRLEVVKADLTKAEDALKSFAQQNRTIQIDSQAKASIEGVAKLKAELATREVQLASLRSYQTDESSEVKTLQAAIRRLHGEIGRFSGVGGSGEGIPTVGSVPGLGLQYARLMRDLKIQEAIFEQLTKQYEMAKVSEAKDSSSLQVLDEAVVPVRKSKPKRSVIVMLSTIIGLILSLFSVFILEQMEKLSADDRQRVNNIKGLIFRSKS, from the coding sequence ATGCAAGAAACCCCTCAACAGAGTCCTGTTCCTCAGCCCGAAGAAGACGAGATCAACCTTCTCGAACTCCTCCTGGTTCTTGTCAAACGGAAGCGGCTCATTGTCGGCATGACGATGGCTGCCGCCCTCATCTCTATTGTCTATTCCCTCACCCTGCCCAATATCTACACCGCCACAGCAAAGATCCTCCCCCCCCAGAAAGAGACGGGGGGTGGGCTCGCTGCTGCTCTCGGTCAACTAGGGGGGCTTGCCGGCATGGCCGGACTTGCCGGAGGACTTTCAGGTGGTTCCGACCTCTATCTCGGCATTCTCAAGAGCAGATCGGTGACAGATGCCGTGATCCAGAAGCTGAATCTGCAGACGGAGTTTAAGGCAAAGAGCATGGACGATGCCAGGCGGGCCTTTGGGGGTGTCGTCAAGTTCCAGGCGGGCAAGGACGGCATCATCACCATCTCCGCAGACAGCAAGAAACCCGAGATGGCGGCAAAGCTGGCAAATACCTGCGTTGATGAACTTCTGAAGCGGAGTGTCCAGCTCAACCTGGTGAAGGCTGGCAGCGAGAGAGTCTTTCTTGAGAAGCGGCTTGAAGTCGTCAAGGCGGATCTGACGAAGGCCGAAGATGCCCTCAAGTCCTTTGCCCAGCAGAACAGGACAATCCAGATCGATTCCCAGGCCAAGGCATCCATCGAGGGGGTGGCAAAGCTCAAGGCCGAGCTCGCAACAAGGGAGGTGCAACTGGCATCCCTGCGCAGCTACCAGACCGACGAAAGTTCCGAGGTAAAGACCTTGCAGGCAGCCATTCGCCGTTTGCATGGAGAGATCGGGCGTTTTTCAGGGGTAGGTGGAAGTGGCGAGGGGATCCCGACAGTCGGCAGTGTACCCGGCCTCGGCCTGCAGTATGCCCGCTTGATGCGCGATCTGAAGATTCAGGAGGCGATCTTCGAGCAGCTCACCAAGCAGTATGAGATGGCAAAGGTCTCCGAAGCCAAGGATTCATCGTCATTGCAGGTGCTCGACGAGGCGGTGGTGCCGGTGCGAAAGAGCAAGCCGAAAAGGTCAGTTATTGTAATGTTGTCTACCATAATCGGCTTAATTCTCAGTTTGTTCAGTGTATTTATACTTGAACAAATGGAGAAACTTTCAGCTGATGATCGTCAGAGAGTTAACAATATTAAAGGCTTGATATTCCGTTCGAAGAGCTGA